A genomic window from Scatophagus argus isolate fScaArg1 chromosome 17, fScaArg1.pri, whole genome shotgun sequence includes:
- the tmem64 gene encoding transmembrane protein 64 — protein MSMSGSTTVQLFTKLVKHAVGKAQIQLNRWLQRTATDECDKIDILICSAFDETGAGLGKSDGDPDVTSATGGTTFSSSGEFRHPCCITTFCFKSALLACILTAVCFSSVALVRQYLKDLLLWVESLDSLVGALLFIVGLIIVSFPCGWGYIVLNVAAGYLYGFVLGMGLVMVGVLIGTFVAHLVCKRLLTDWVLNKVGNSEQLSAVIRVVEGRSGLKVVALARLTPIPFGLQNAVFSITDVSLPNYLVASSVGLLPTQLLNSYLGTTLRTMEDVIAEQSVSGYFVFSLQIIISIGLMFYVVHRAQVELNAAIAACQMELKSSHMNGSSTNHSGFTYCSKRATAGSGNCVNVV, from the exons ATGTCAATGTCAGGGTCCACGACCGTGCAGCTTTTCACCAAGCTTGTCAAGCATGCGGTGGGCAAGGCGCAGATTCAGCTGAACCGCTGGCTGCAGAGGACTGCCACAGATGAGTGTGACAAAATTGACATTCTGATATGCAGCGCCTTTGACGAGACAGGGGCTGGCTTAGGGAAGTCAGACGGAGACCCTGATGTTACTAGTGCCACAGGGGGGACGACcttcagcagcagtggagagTTCAGACACCCATGCTGTATCACCACCTTTTGCTTCAAGAGCGCCCTGCTGGCATGCATTCTGACTGCCGTGTGCTTCTCCTCGGTTGCCCTCGTGCGACAATACCTCAAGGACCTCTTGCTCTGGGTGGAGAGCTTGGACAGCCTCGTTGGAGCCCTGCTGTTTATAGTTGGTTTGATTATTGTGTCATTCCCATGTGGATGGGGATATATTGTTCTTAATGTGGCAGCTGGCTACCTCTACGGCTTTGTGCTGGGCATGGGACTAGTTATGGTGGGAGTTTTAATAGGGACCTTTGTGGCACATCTGGTGTGCAAAAGACTATTGACTGACTGGGTGCTGAACAAGGTCGGGAACAGCGAACAGTTAAGCGCTGTTATACGAGTAGTGGAGGGAAGAAGTGGACTCAAAGTTGTGGCCTTAGCGAGACTCACGCCCATACCGTTTGGGCTccaaaatgcagttttctcG ATCACAGACGTGTCCTTGCCAAACTACCTGGTGGCCTCCTCTGTGGGCCTGTTGCCCACTCAGCTTCTCAACTCCTACCTGGGCACCACGCTTCGCACCATGGAGGACGTCATCGCTGAGCAGAGTGTCAGTGGCTACTTTGTGTTCAGCCTGCAG ATCATCATCAGCATCGGCCTGATGTTCTATGTCGTGCACCGGGCTCAGGTTGAGCTCAACGCAGCCATTGCCGCCTGCCAGATGGAGCTGAAGTCGTCACACATGAACGGCTCTTCCACCAACCACTCTGGTTTCACCTACTGCAGCAAGAGGGCTACAGCTGGCAGCGGAAACTGCGTCAATGTGGTGTGA
- the tdp2b gene encoding tyrosyl-DNA phosphodiesterase 2 encodes MASTSDSDKPSVSNVEENRTRLCEEFAAIAGTDSAVAQCYLAENEWEMERALNSFFEADMERVFEVGSTPERETSPKTKKQRTEEKPPGDCIDLTEDSPASTHKPSEEDDDKLSLISWNVDGLDTDNLAERARGLCSFIALYTPDVVFLQELIPPYVQYLKKRAVSYLIIEGGEEGYFTGMMLKKSRVKFLESEIVTYPTTQMMRNLLVAQVDFKGQKLCLMTSHLESCKGHAAERMKQLRVVMQRMREAPDDVTVLFGGDTNLRDTEVAKVGLPPSVCDVWEQLGKQEHCRYTWDTKANSNKTVNYVSRCRFDRVYFRPATKDDVARLAPDHMALVGLEKLDCGRYTSDHWGIYCSFSAG; translated from the exons ATGGCGTCTACTTCAGACTCGGATAAACCGTCTGTTTCTAATGTGGAAGAAAACAGAACCCGCCTCTGCGAAGAGTTTGCTGCCATAGCGGGAACAGACAGCGCTGTGGCTCAGTGCTACCTGGCTGAAAATGAATGGGAGATGGAG AGAGCTTTGAACTCATTCTTTGAGGCTGACATGGAAAGAGTATTTGAAGTAGGAAGTaccccagagagagagaccagcCCCAAAACAAAGAAGCAGAGGACTGAGGAAAAGCCTCCAGGGGACTG TATAGATTTGACTGAAGACAGTCCCGCCTCCACACACAAACCCtcagaagaagatgatgataaaCTGTCGCTGATCTCCTGGAATGTGGATGGACTTGACACAGACAACCTTGCCGAACGTGCCAGAGGCCTGTGCTCCTTCATAGCCTT ATACACTCCTGACGTGGTCTTCCTACAGGAGCTCATTCCACCTTATGTCCAGTACTTGAAAAAACGGGCAGTAAGCTACCTAATCATTGAAG GTGGTGAAGAAGGTTACTTCACTGGGATGATGCTGAAGAAGTCACGAGTCAAATTCCTGGAGAGTGAGATAGTAACTTACCCCACCACTCAAATGATGAGGAATCTTCTTGTAGCTCAA GTGGATTTTAAGGGCCAGAAGTTGTGTCTGATGACATcccacctggagagctgcaAAGGCCACGCGGCGGAGCGGATGAAACAGCTGCGAGTTGTGATGCAGAGGATGCGAGAGGCACCTGATGATGTTACCGTCCTGTTTGGAGGGGACACGAACCTGAGGGACACTGAG GTGGCCAAGGTGGGTTTGCCCCCCAGTGTCTGTGATGTGTGGGAGCAACTGGGGAAACAGGAGCACTGCCGCTACACATGGGACACCAAAGCTAACAGCAATAAGACTGTTAATTATGTCAGTCGCTGTCGCTTCGATCGGGTCTACTTCCGTCCAGCTACAAAGGATGACGTCGCACGGCTGGCCCCTGATCACATGGCCCTGGTGGGATTGGAGAAGCTGGACTGTGGACGCTACACCAGTGATCACTGGGGAATCTACTGTAGTTTCTCTGCTGGGTAG
- the LOC124075127 gene encoding galactose-specific lectin nattectin-like, whose product MTLYLYLAVSLLICGLLVTPATAGPCCNGWTHFNDRCFRVVATSATWSAGESACISQGANLVSIRSQNEHKFLMSLAHKYCPHAGAVWTGGNDAVEENTWRWSDGSPFSYRKWNGGEPNNLGNEDCMEMYLRVFAFNDVGCGKKMPYICAKDA is encoded by the exons atgACTTTATACCTTTACTTGGCTGTGTCCTTGCTGATCTGCGGGCTGCTT GTGACACCTGCAACTGCTG GTCCCTGTTGCAATGGTTGGACTCATTTTAATGATCGCTGTTTCAGAGTAGTGGCTACTTCAGCGACTTGGAGTGCTGGAGAG TCAGCCTGCATTTCACAAGGTGCAAATCTGGTCTCCATCAGGAGTCAGAATGAACACAAATTCTTGATGTCTTTGGCTCATAAATACTGTCCTCATGCTGGGGCTGTCTGGACTGGGGGCAATGATGCAGTTGAG GAGAACACCTGGAGATGGAGCGATGGTAGCCCATTCAGTTATCGCAAGTGGAACGGAGGGGAACCAAACAATCTGGGTAATGAAGACTGTATGGAGATGTACCTGAGAG TCTTCGCTTTCAATGATGTCGGGTGTGGCAAAAAGATGCCCTACATCTGTGCTAAGGACGCATAA
- the LOC124075126 gene encoding galactose-specific lectin nattectin-like has product MTLYLYLAVSLLICGLLVTPATAGPCCDGWTHFEDRCFRVVDTSATWSDGESACISHGANLVSVRSEHEHQFLMSLAHKFSPHAGAVWTGGNDAVEENTWRWSDGSPFSYHKWNAGEPNNLVNEDCMEMYLRVLAFNDVGCGKKIPYICAKDA; this is encoded by the exons atgACTTTATACCTTTACTTGGCTGTGTCCTTGCTGATCTGCGGGCTGCTT GTGACACCTGCAACTGCTG GTCCCTGTTGCGATGGTTGGACTCATTTTGAAGATCGCTGTTTCAGAGTAGTGGATACTTCAGCGACttggagtgatggagag TCAGCCTGCATTTCACACGGTGCAAATCTGGTCTCCGTCAGGAGTGAGCATGAACACCAATTCTTGATGTCTTTGGCTCATAAATTCAGTCCCCATGCTGGGGCTGTCTGGACTGGGGGCAATGATGCAGTTGAG GAGAACACCTGGAGATGGAGCGATGGTAGCCCATTCAGTTATCACAAGTGGAACGCAGGGGAGCCAAACAATCTGGTTAATGAAGACTGTATGGAGATGTACCTGAGAG TCTTGGCTTTCAATGATGTCGGGTGTGGCAAAAAGATTCCCTACATCTGTGCTAAGGACGCGTAA